One window of Nicotiana tomentosiformis chromosome 11, ASM39032v3, whole genome shotgun sequence genomic DNA carries:
- the LOC104121130 gene encoding bifunctional purple acid phosphatase 26-like: protein MLLHLLFSLSLVLTFIENGNAGITSAFVRTQWPSVDIPLANEVFAVPKGYNAPQQVHITQGDYDGKAVIISWITPDEPGSSQVRYGLSEGKYDFTAEGTVTNYTFYNYKSGYIHQCLVTGLQYDTKYYYEIGKGDSARKFWFETPPEVDPDASYKFGIIGDLGQTYNSLCTLQHYMQSGAKSVLFVGDLSYADRYEYNDVGVRWDTWGRFVEQSAAYQPWIWSAGNHEIEFFPNMGEVVPFKSFLYRYPTPYQASRSSNPLWYAIRRASAHIIVLSSYSPFVKYTPQWHWLKQELKNVNREKTPWLIVLMHVPIYNSNEAHFMEGESMRSVFERWFIKHRVDVIFAGHVHAYERSYRISNIHYNVSGGDAYPVPDKTAPIYITVGDGGNQEGLASRFRDPQPDYSAFREASYGHSTLEIKNRTHAFYHWNRNDDGNKVTTDSFTLHNQYWGSARRRRKLNKNHLHSVISERPSTARF from the exons ATGTTGCTTCATCTCTTGTTTTCGTTATCTCTCGTCTTGACATTTATAGAAAATGGGAATGCTGGTATAACAAGCGCATTTGTTCGAACTCAGTGGCCGTCTGTGGATATTCCTCTTGCAAATGAAGTATTTGCAGTTCCAAAGGGTTATAACGCTCCACAGCAA GTGCATATTACACAGGGTGACTATGACGGGAAGGCTGTAATAATTTCATGGATAACTCCTGATGAACCAGGGTCTAGCCAAGTGCGTTACGGCTTATCTGAGGGGAAATATGATTTTACTGCTGAGGGGACTGTAACAAACTACACATTTTACAACTACAAGTCCGGTTATATACATCAGTGCCTTGTTACTGGCCTTCAG TATGACACGAAGTACTACTATGAAATCGGAAAAGGCGATTCTGCTCGGAAGTTTTGGTTTGAAACTCCTCCAGAAGTTGATCCAGATGCTTCTTACAAATTTGGCATCATAG GTGATCTTGGTCAAACATATAATTCTCTTTGTACTCTTCAGCACTACATGCAAAGTGGAGCCAAAAGTGTCTTGTTTGTTGGAGATCTCTCTTATGCTGACAGATATGAGTATAACGATGTTGGAGTTCGTTGGGATACATGGGGCCGCTTCGTTGAACAAAGTGCAGCATACCAGCCATGGATTTGGTCCGCTGGGAATCATGAGATAGAGTTCTTTCCAAATATG GGGGAAGTAGTTCCATTCAAATCATTTCTATACAGATACCCCACACCTTATCAAGCTTCAAGAAGCAGTAATCCCCTTTGGTATGCCATCAGAAGGGCATCCGCTCACATAATTGTCCTATCAAGCTACTCTCCTTTTG TAAAATATACACCTCAATGGCATTGGCTGAAGCAGGAACTTAAAAATGTGAATAGAGAGAAAACTCCTTGGCTTATAGTCCTTATGCATGTTCCCATCTACAATAGTAATGAAGCTCATTTTATGGAAGGGGAAAGCATGAGATCCGTCTTTGAAAGATGGTTTATCAAACACAGGGTTGATGTGATCTTTGCTGGCCATGTCCATGCTTATGAAAGATCA TATCGCATATCTAATATACACTATAATGTCTCGGGTGGTGATGCTTATCCCGTACCGGATAAAACAGCTCCTATTTACATTACGGTTGGTGatggaggaaatcaagaaggtCTTGCTTCAAG ATTTAGAGATCCACAGCCAGATTATTCTGCTTTCCGTGAAGCTAGTTATGGTCATTCGACGCTAGAGATCAAGAATAGAACACATGCATTCTACCACTGGAACCGAAATGACGATGGAAATAAAGTTACAACTGACTCGTTCACGTTGCACAACCAGTATTG GGGAAGTGCTCGTCGCAGGAGAAAGTTGAATAAGAATCACCTACACTCTGTCATTTCGGAAAGGCCCTCCACTGCACGGTTCTGA
- the LOC104121129 gene encoding synaptotagmin-5-like: MSFVLGLVVGLIVGVALIVLFVKSENARSKLRSELATTIAAFGRMTVEDSRKIFTPEQYPSWVVFSNQQKLKWLNSHLEKLWPYVDEAASELVRSSVEPILEQYRPMILASLKFSKFTLGTVAPQFTGISILEDGTEGITMELEMQWDGNPSIKLDIKTYVGVALPVQVKNIGFTGVFRLIFRPLVDEFPCFGAVCYSLRQKKKLDFTLKVVGGDMTAIPGISDAIEGTIRDAIEDSITWPVRKIIPILPGDYSDLELKPTGVLEVKLVQAKELTNKDLIGKSDPFAELYVRPIRDRMKKSKTINNQLNPVWNEHFEFVIEDPLTQHLVVKIYDDEGLQAAELIGCAHIRLNELEPGKVKDVWLKLVKDLEIQRDQKNRGQVHLELLYCPYGIKNGFSNPFAPNMSMTSLEKVFKSGAEGKEATKNGGEINRRKDVIVRGVLSVTVISADDLAPTDLMGKADPYVVITMKKTETKNKTRVVPESLNPVWNQTFDFVVEDGLHDMLILEVWDHDTFGKDYMGRCILTLTRVLMEGEYKETFELDGAKSGKLNLHLKWAPQPIYRDS, encoded by the exons ATGTCATTTGTTTTGGGACTTGTAGTTGGACTAATAGTTGGAGTTGCTCTAATAGTTCTGTTTGTTAAATCTGAAAATGCCCGATCCAAACTCCGTTCTGAACTG GCTACTACCATAGCAGCGTTTGGTAGAATGACAGTGGAAGATTCCAGAAAGATTTTCACACCTGAGCAGTATCCTTCTTGGGTTGTTTTCTCCAATCAGCAGAAG TTGAAGTGGCTTAATTCTCATCTTGAAAAGCTCTGGCCTTATGTAGATGAG GCAGCATCAGAACTGGTAAGGTCAAGTGTGGAGCCAATTTTGGAACAATATAGACCTATGATTTTGGCTTCATTGAAATTTTCCAAGTTCACTCTTGGGACTGTTGCTCCTCAATTCACAG GAATTTCTATTCTTGAAGATGGAACTGAAGGTATTACCATGGAATTAGAGATGCAATGGGATGGGAACCCTAGCATTAAACTCGATATCAAGACATATGTTGGTGTAGCATTACCAGTGCAG GTGAAAAACATTGGGTTTACTGGGGTTTTCAGGCTGATCTTCAGGCCGCTAGTTGATGAGTTTCCCTGCTTTGGAGCTGTTTGTTATTCACTAAGGCAAAAG AAAAAGCTGGATTTTACGCTTAAAGTGGTTGGTGGTGACATGACAGCAATACCTGGCATTTCAGATGCAATTGAG GGCACCATCCGCGATGCCATTGAAGACTCTATCACATGGCCGGTTCGAAAAATTATTCCCATTTTGCCTGGGGATTATAG TGATCTTGAACTGAAGCCTACTGGAGTGTTGGAGGTGAAACTTGTTCAAGCGAAGGAGTTAACAAACAAAGACCTCATTGGTAAATCTGATCCTTTTGCCGAGTTATATGTCCGCCCTATACGAGATAGAATGAAAAAAAGCAAAACAATT AACAACCAATTGAACCCAGTGTGGAATGAACATTTCGAGTTTGTAATTGAAGATCCATTGACACAACACTTAGTGGTGAAGATCTATGACGATGAAGGGCTTCAGGCAGCTGAACTAATCGGATGTGCACATATCCGTTTAAACGAGCTTGAGCCTGGAAAGGTGAAGGATGTCTGGTTGAAATTGGTGAAAGATTTGGAGATCCAAAGAGACCAAAAGAATAGGGGCCAG GTGCATTTGGAGCTATTGTATTGTCCTTATGGCATAAAGAATGGGTTCAGTAACCCTTTTGCACCGAATATGTCAATGACTTCACTCGAGAAGGTATTTAAAAGTGGAGCAGAAGGAAAAGAAGCTACCAAAAATGGAGGTGAAATCAACAGGAGAAAGGACGTAATAGTACGGGGTGTACTTTCTGTAACCGTGATATCAGCTGACGATCTGGCACCAACTGATCTAATGGGAAAAGCTGATCCTTATGTTGTGATTACTATGAAGAAGACCGAAACCAAGAACAAAACCAGG GTTGTGCCGGAAAGTTTAAATCCAGTGTGGAATCAGACTTTTGACTTTGTCGTTGAGGATGGGTTACATGATATGCTAATTCTAGAAGTGTGGGACCATGACACCTTTGGAAAG GATTACATGGGAAGATGCATACTGACATTGACAAGAGTACTAATGGAAGGAGAATATAAAGAAACCTTTGAATTAGATGGAGCTAAATCAGGAAAACTGAACTTGCATCTCAAATGGGCACCACAGCCCATATACAGGGACTcctaa